The segment ACAAGATAAAACTGCAAGCTCTAGATTTCTGAACATATATCAGGAAATTTATAAAGCAGTAttctaccaaaaacaaaaaataaaacagaacAAAGCACCAAAGAGAAGCAAGTGGAACCATGAAATACACATAGATAATAATGCAAGCAAAATTCACGTCTATCCATCAAAGGGAAACCCCAGAACAGATACGAGTGCCCTGACAGTTCAAAATAATCACAGGCATCTACACTTTCCGTACCTGGATATTGTGGGTAGATTGGAACCGCCAGATGGGTTGTCTTCCACTCTGGAGAAGTGCTACCTCTTCTCCTTCCTTCACCATCCCTTGCTTCTGTACATGGAAACCAAATGAGTATATTACAATGATGAAGATGTGATCGTATGAAAcctatataatttgaattttcgGATTCAAAAAATCTAGCTGTCAGTGAAATCTAGCACTCTATGGCAAGAACACTGGTTGAATTATGGATAGCATCTATTCATCACCTTATGGGCTTACACAATTCAACAAGCTCTGACTTCCAAGAAAACTATAAAGATTGCGTAAGGATAGTCCACTTAAGGTTGGGAGTGCCATATCTCCAGTTGTCTTTTATAGAGATATGCCCTCTAAATTGAAATGTCATTCATCAGTCCAAATGGACAGCATGGTCAGTCATAAAGTATACCATGTAAGATACATGGAAAAGCAAGAGCACAAATGTCACAGGGCAAGAGATATTGGGCCCATGTTGAAGGTTATTGGGGTAAGGCTTCCATCCAATGCTTCCATGCACAAGACGAGATATGGGACCAACACATGGCCATTTAGGACACATGTTGCGTCCAGTGCACAGAAGCATTTAATGCAAGCCAAACACAAAggttattatataatatatatatcctaTCTAAATATGGATTGTTCCCAGGTTGAAGTTCTGCCCTGAAAGCCAGATGCACCACAACCCATCTAAGTTTGGGTTTCAAAGAAAAACACATTGAAGTTTGAACTTATAATTCTATTGTAATATTTAATCCTGATCTTTGTTAGCTAAATTTGAGCACACCAGTACATCTTCATTATTGCCCAAGTCAAATGGTGCAAGTAAATTCACTTGTGAAAACCTTTACCTGTAGTAAAGCTAAGGCATTTGAAAATGTCTCTTCAGCATCTTCTGAGAATTGCATGCAGATAGGACAGACTCCTTGACACACTGCCAACCTCTGTTGAATAGTCTTCCTGCATGGCCATCAAAGTTATGTGATCAGCCACATTATTAGGTTTACATTCCTTGGCTTTTCTCCGAACTCTCAATTAACTCATCAAGCAGACAATAGACCTCATTCATGAACTTCCGACTCAACGATATTTAAACAAAATGTAAATTAATAGAAATAAACTCTCAAAAGTAGCTGATCTCAGGGAAATAATTTGGTTTTCCAACCTCCAGGTTAATTTTGGATTTCAGTAATTAATCCAAACACTAACGAACTTAGCAGTTCTATATTTTCAGCCATAAGACAAGATAGGACATTTAGTATGCGTttagataccacttattttgctgaaaactgaaaacaataaaaaatcatttttcggTTACTGTTCACATGACTATTTgcactaaacatgaacaatGCAATAAGCGcaggtttaaaaataaaaaataaaaaagcctgaAACGCAGACgcgcaaaccaaacaaacacttaTTATGCCAGATTTTGCATCACAATGACCAGCTAAGAGTCTGTCAAGAGTAGACTTATGcctaaagaaaaatctaataGAGACAGAAAATATGCCTGCAGCATGATGAGGTACAATATGCAATACTGTATCATAACCTCCCATGTAAACAGTATCCTCATTGCATAACAGTTTTGAGACTCAAGGATAGAAGAAACTCACTCAtttataaaagcaaaaatagtGCCAGAAGGCCGATAGTGGCTCAGTAGTGTAGCCATGAAACCAGTTCTGGTGAAGACAACAATTGAGGTTCCAAGAGTGTTAGACATAATGGTTGCATGGTAAGCAAACATTTCGCTCATATGATTCTACACACAACCAAAAAAACTTCCAGTCAGTATTCAGTGTTAAAAATCAAATAGGTTTTTTTCCGGAGAGGGGGGGGCAGATAGAGACTCCATGAAACATCAAAATACATGAAATTTGCATCAAATAACCTTGAAGGCTTGACCAAGATTAGCTGGCATTTCACTGCCTGATATTGTAGCCTCAGTCCGTAATGCAACTGTGTGCATGACTTTCACAGCTTTCAAAGGGAACCTGCACAGCAGTGAAATCATGTCATTTGAGTGCATTAAGGTGTAAAAGTTTACACATAAATAATCCATATTATTTAAGCCCATAGTGGCTTGTAAGCAATATGGATGTTACTTGCTCTACTGGAACCTGAGCAACACCACTGAAACACAAATCTGCAGTGACCAAAATTTGACAGCCAGGAACCAAACCTGAAGTAAGTAAATGCTTCCAGGGACATCAAATCTCTTCGTACCCACCAAGGATTGATCAGAAGTAAGTAAATACTTCTCATTGTGCATGATGcttgcaccaaaaaaaaaaaaatctccaatcACATCCAAAGTAACAGACTAGTGTCTAACTGTATACAGCTAATTGGGTACCACTTTCTctgtttttaattaaattaattatttatcccaaaaaaaaaaaaaccatccgaAGTAACGGACTCAAAGTCAAAAAGAAGTAGCTTACCTTCCATGAGCAGTTTCACCAGAAAGCATGACTGCATCAGCACCCTCTCGGACAGCAATGGCAATGTCTGATACCTCTGCTCTGGTTGGTGTTGGGTGTACAATCATGCTTTCCAGCATATTTGTTGCCACAATAACAGCCTTTCCTgcatttcgtattgaaatgtTCTGAATGTCAAAGAGTAACTCAACTTGATGTCTTAAAAGTTCCTATAAAAGGCCACCAAAACAGGCAATGACATCCCTTTTGTTGCTATtctattaaaacttaaaagtaaaatacctGCAGAAGTGGAACCTCCTCAATAGGGAGCTCTGCACCAAGGTCTCCTCTTGCAACCATTGCCTGGAATAGGAAGAGCATGTGTTACTTCAAGCAGGTGCCAGGTAGTACACAAGTAAGGCAAGAATCcggattttttaattttttcattgaTAAGTAAGAAGCCAGATTTAGATCAATATTAAAGAAAACTGGTGGAATTCTAGGTCTAAATGATAACTGTCCATCAAATGGAGCAGCAACTAGAAGATAAAATGCAAGGATTAGGGAGATCACCCCATCAGATGCTGTGATAATGGAATGCAAATTTGGGATAGAGTCTGCACTTTCAATTTTGACAATGACATGTATATCTGCACCACAGCCTGCCatagaaaatggaaaaattatattataattggTACTCCGGGGAAGACTAACAAGCAtgttcaaatttcttttttaaattaaggtATTTTGTCTCTATGTTTACTTTGCAGATAATTCTTCAATTCATGAACTACTTGTGCATCTTTAACAAAGGAGACGGCATAAAAATCAACTTTGTTGTCCACTCCGAATTTGATATCATCCCAATCCTTCTCTGCAACAAACCAATATAAACATTTATGTCcatttggaaaatgaaaaaatttctcacctagagagagagagagagaggaaaaggcAAATCAGTAGGATAGTACAGAGGGCATAAAGATTCAAGGTCTAACCAGTGATGGAAGGTAGTGTTGCACTCTTTCCTTGAACATTTAAGTGACGCCTAGACTTGAGCTCTCCTCCATCAACGACTACACATTTCACTGAATCTTCTGTCTTGGATTTCACCATCAACAACATCATACCACCTATAGCATAGATCAAGAGTCAGCCGTGCAGTGCATATGTCATAAAAGGAAATGTTACATCATTCCTAATTCTGATCTGATATACAAAGAACAGAGCTTGCCTCTTTAATCACAGTTGCAATCCAAagacaatcatctctcaacagAATCTACAGTTAGCTTAAAATCTGTGGTTCTTAAAGGCTCTGAAGAGTCTGAACTGGTGGAAACAGGTACTAATTAGAACTTGTTATGATAATTCATCTCAAGTGCTTCAAGAGAATTCCATGGGCAGAAACCCTTCACAATACTAAAGCTGACAACCCCTTATAAAAGTATTATGGGTTCTAAAATCTTAAACAAAGTGTGAAATCTCAGCATACAACATAAGCCTCTTTTTACCCAATTCAAATGCTCCCGATCACAAATTCTTAAAAATCTTTAAAAGCAGAGCCCACCGGACTGATATCAGCAAATTACATATTTATCAACAGTGTGAGAGACATGGTACATGGTGGCTCATATTCCATTCAGTAGTTAATGATATTTTTCTGTCACACAACAATATAATAAACATTTCTAAAAGCATATTGACTTCATATTTGGGAATATAACATAACTTTCACAGTGATATTCACAGGCATGCACACATACAATAGTCTGATCTCAGTACTCAGAAAATTTGGTAAGTGACAGAACATGCGGATACCACTCAAATGTGTGTGTAAATATGCATGTGTAGTTTACAGCATATTTTGGTCTGTAGgtattgatacaaaatttaaataaacctTCTcagaaaagaatatataaaaatctATGTATGTATCAAATAAAAGGGTTGTGAATCTGGCAAGACTTACAGACAAGGATTTTTTTAACCTCATCCTGTAGtgaaaaaatattcaataaataTCCTTtagtaaatattaaaatatatgacatcctagtatttgaaaaaaaaatgatagaactTTGAGCATGAATGGTATTCTCTCCTCTAAGTGATACTTTAATCAATGACCATGGTCTAGATGATAGAAACGTCCTTGTTTAATAGAAAGGACAAGTATAGCATACCACCAACAAGAAGCATGTCACTCTCTTCTACATCATTAACAAAATCATCATAGTTCGCGCTAACACAATCCGCTGAGCCAACCCCTCTCCGAATCGTAAAAGTGAATTCTTGCCCACTTGTCAACATGATTGGTTGGGGTAGGTCCCCCCACTCCTAACTTCAGGACCCTGATGACAACCAATAATACATAAACAAAGACATTAAACCAACccaaatataatattaataatcaatatatagtTACACATGGAAATATGTAACTATTATATGAAATAGCATgttaaaattttgttctttataATACCCTTGTGACAAGAATGTCAATAAGTCttttgacacaaaaaattttacattttcacAAATCCTGAGATTCCAAGATTGCACTTTGTGAATGGTGTACAATAAAAGTTGTGTAAGCAATGTATCCATGTGAAAGTAATGTTGCACCAATCACAACTAGCCACCTTAACAAGtcgggaaattttttttaaaaacttgcaAACTTTTTTGTGTCCCCAGCATTGCTCTATGAAAACAGCCTCTCCATTACACTTTACCCAACCAAGCCATCCGGATAATATGCAATTATCAGTTTTTTATCCAAGTAATGCCAAACCCACTTATGCAAAATGGTGTACTAACTTAACATAAAAGCGAACAATACGAAACGAATACACGACTTGCACTTTGTGAATGGTGTACAATAAAAGTCGTGTTAGCGATGTTCCCATGTGAAAGTAATGTTGCACCAATCACAACTAGCTACCTCAACAAATcaggaaaactaaaaaaaaaaactacgaaCTTTTTTGTGTCCCCAGCATTGCTCAATGAAAACAGTCTCTCCATTCTACTTTATCCAATGACGCCATTCAGTTAATATGCAATTGTCAGTTTTTATCCAAGAAATGCCAAAACCCGCTTATGCAAAATGGTGTACTAACTAAACATAAAACCCGAAAACACGAAACGAATACACAACGATTAAAAACTTGCTTGCCTTGGTGTCAAGCATGATAGCAATGACATTGTCTCTGCTCTGTGCATTGTACTCCTTAACCAAGTCTATGACTCTCTGATGAGACGCGTGGTCCCCGTGCATCCTCGCAACATTCATTCCAGCCTCAGCAAGCTTCCATATCATCTCCCTCGTGTTCGTCAAAGGCCCGATCGCGCAAACGATCTTCGTCTTTCGCCTCACTATCGGCTTCGACCACATCGACCCCACCGGATTGTCGAGCAGTTCCTGAACATCTACGTGCTCAAATTGCTCCACTCTCTAATCAAACAAAATCGTAAAGAAAGATTCAAAATTCGCAACTTCCAATAATTCAATAACACGGtgagtagtagtagtagtagtagcaCAGACCTTTGGTACATCTTCGGGTGAGACGGGAATGAGCTCGGGCTCGGCACGTGCGGATCTCATTGCCACAATGCGAgaggcggtggtggtggtggtgttgttcTCACGTGCGAAGGAGACTCTGGAGACGAGAGTTGAAGGATTGAGGTGTAGGGATCGAGAGTTAGGGCAGAGTAAGGAGGTTTGAATGGATCGGGTGGCGACGACTTGAGCCATtgttgcagagagagagagaagagaggaattggagattttgagagagagagagttttgaagAGAATGGGAGTGATGAGTATTTTGGAGGTTGGAGATATCGATGGTTGTTGAATTTTTGGCGGAGGaattgaggagagagagagagagcgcgctTTGGTTGTATCgaagaaatagagaaatgaATAGCGATTTtctgtaaagtttttaatttcaattcaaccgcatttgggtttgtgggtttaaGCAGGGAAAGAAAATGGGAGTGTGCGTGTGAATTTGGGGTTTAGAGGTTTAACTTTGACCTCTGGAAGGAATAAATGCGACGTCGTTTAAGCATTTTGGGATTTAGGTTGTGACGAATTTGCCTATTTTGAAGTGGATGTTCATGTAGTTCCgaattcaattttctatcattgAATTTGATGGATTATAAAAGAATCAAATCCAAATGAATATGTTTTTTCCCCCTCGTTAATGTGCGGGAATttaaagatttaaattttttttttcctttcgggagttttaaaaaattaattataattgtgtatttttgtgtgtgtatatatatagttttaattttattattataatgtttgtcatttatttaatgaattgaattgaattgttAAATCTAAAATTTGACTAAAACTCACTTTTAGTCCTTTAACAGTGGAGTAATTTTCTATCGTTCaagtataaaaatttaaaaaaaaaaaggacaatggggtaattttaatttagtttgtaTATATTTAATCTAGCCAATTTTTTACTTTACTATTAATTATGTCAATTTCATCTATAATTGTATTAACCAAGTCAATTTCAATGAATAGAATTAAATTGATTTCAAAAAACTCAGGAGTAATTGGCTTGATTTTGAAGTTGAGAGATGGAATTGATTTAAAAGTCAAGCCCACCCTAAACCTTAAGCACTTTTGTGCATGAGAAGATGTcaattgaggttttttttttttttttttttaaattagtttgATAGTTATAACGGGAAAGGGGTGCCCTCAATATATGTCATATACATACTAGGAAGTACCAACTACTTAAACTACAAGACTTTTAACAAattgacacacacacacatatatataatttggtaATTACAATGGAGATGAGAGATTTTAATCTCGGAAGTCTCCATTAAAAACACCAGGAGATGCCaactaattgagttacaaggcaCTTGGtatataatagaatttcaatttatgatatTCACtcataataattgttttttatcattaaaccaaGGCACCAATTGGGTCTTCTACAATGCAGATATGATAAAGGTTATAGTAGACGCAACTACATAGAGGATTATTCCACTCGTGATCCCtccaatttccttttttttcttttgctagaTAATCCCATTACTTGATACTCACATAAAGATGATGACATTGGGGattaaaaatagcaatttgTCATAGAATTTAACTTTGACTGTGTTAGCTTTGTTGGGTCACCAACTGCGCAATACTCtaccaaataataaatttgaaccTTGATGAGATGAAAGGGAGAATATATAACAGTGAGATTTTGGATTTATCATGGAATTGTATTATGGGATCATTGTCTAAATTTGTGACATTTTCATCcttaaagaaatatataaaaagataaaccgtagcatttattgttgctactaagtgtgtgtttggttccGCGTTGCGTTTGCTGAAGCTGcgtttctggttttttttttttttttttttcacgcgttttgttttggagtaatgcggttactgttcattgaacagtaaccgcaaatgttgactttctgcagtgaacagtgcacatatgcactattcacggacccacaaattacactttttatcaattttttcattaaaaatgggtctcacgatactattcacacatttaaaaattattttgctacagtattttcagttttcagcaaaataagttctatccaaacacaccctaagtcGCATTAATTTAACATAGCTATTCGGTCCATTATGGTCCAGTTTGGTTTGCTCAGTCTAATCGGTACATTTTGGTTCATTTGATCCACTTCAGTCCATcttggtccaattcggtcctCACAATACATTTCGATTCACTTAGTATACTTCGGTCCAATTCGGGCAATTTGGTCTATTTCGGTTTACTTCGGTCAATTTCAGTCTGCTCGGTCCTTTTAGTCCATTTCGGTCTATTTAGTCCACTTAGATCTAGTTCAGTCTATTTAGTCCATTTTGGTCTACTTCGGTCAATTAGGACCATTTCGGTCCATTTAGTCTACTTCATTCCATTCAATCCACTTCGGTCTACTTTAGTGATTCTTTAAAATGAGAGATTTGTGTAAAAAGAGGGGATGATTCCTTGAAAAATCTTCTatgttggtaattttttttataaaattacatttttttaatgtcattaaagttttgtatttttttttctaatataagtaattgatttatttatatatttctctttaggtttttcaaaatgtATAGATGATGAATCATTTGTAAGGAGTACTAAAACAAATTACAATCatacattacattatttatatACAAAACATCTCGCCTTATATGATAATTGAATGTAAATGTATTgtgtttcttttaaaaaattacaaaatttaaaatactttcaaataacaaatatagacaacttttctttttgaaaagaaCAAACATAGATAAGTTAAtgtagaaaataattaaatcattttaagaATGGTTTGAATCTAGAACTTATAAGTTTcatctattattttaattttccacttaaccaaaaaaaaaaaaaaaaatagtcatttTTTGTTCACCTAACTAACTGACTGTATTAAATCTAAAACCAGCTAATTGAGTTTAAAAACGTGACTGGCATGCTATTTACTGGGCCAAAATGACACAATATCACTATTTACCAAAATATATCTTAATCTACTGTTGTTTCAGAAATATATAAAGATCTACCACTTTTTGAAATAGTAGTAGATTGATATATATTTCAGTAAAcagtggtatttggccattttggccccgAAAGATAAGAAAAGTTTCCTCATATCATTTGCTCTGTTCTTCACGCATTTgggtctgttttt is part of the Quercus robur chromosome 9, dhQueRobu3.1, whole genome shotgun sequence genome and harbors:
- the LOC126700536 gene encoding plastidial pyruvate kinase 2-like isoform X2; protein product: MQSCFLVKLLMEASCTMRSIYLLLINPWWVRRDLMSLEAFTYFRFPLKAVKVMHTVALRTEATISGSEMPANLGQAFKNHMSEMFAYHATIMSNTLGTSIVVFTRTGFMATLLSHYRPSGTIFAFINEKTIQQRLAVCQGVCPICMQFSEDAEETFSNALALLQKQGMVKEGEEVALLQSGRQPIWRFQSTHNIQVRKV
- the LOC126700536 gene encoding plastidial pyruvate kinase 2-like isoform X1, coding for MLESMIVHPTPTRAEVSDIAIAVREGADAVMLSGETAHGRFPLKAVKVMHTVALRTEATISGSEMPANLGQAFKNHMSEMFAYHATIMSNTLGTSIVVFTRTGFMATLLSHYRPSGTIFAFINEKTIQQRLAVCQGVCPICMQFSEDAEETFSNALALLQKQGMVKEGEEVALLQSGRQPIWRFQSTHNIQDVALDSYKLQDKFVGLLLFNLLGCCTVTWLLFNLGLYTPHGNNIMLKHRSSL